AATCAATTGATTTTCCCAGACGAACTTAGCCCCGGCTGACAAGGCTTTGAGTGAGATTGGTTCTTTGGCTTGAATGGTTTCTTGTTTTGAGAGCGCCGCAGTTAAGATAAAACACATCAAACTAGCGATCGCCGCCAACACATAGACCCCTGTGGCACCTCCCAACAAAGCAATACCAAATCCTCCCAAAGCCGGGCCAATGACTGAGGCTAACTGAAAGCTACTACTATTCCAAGTAGCTGCATTGGTAAAAGCACTAACAGGTATAAATTGCCACATCAAGGCATCACTGGCTGGTTTCAAAAACGCTTTAGCAATCCCTGTAAAAACTAAGCAAACATAAAATAAAATGACTGCGCCTTTAGTCCATGAAAGTAGACCCAAAGTTAGGGAACATAAAACTAATAAAAATACTGATAATAACACTATGAGTTTGCGATCACGGCGATCGGCGACATCGCCAGCAATTAAGGTCAGAGCAATCATCGGTAAGACTTGGGCTAACCCCACACCACCTAACGCTAAAGCTGAATTTGTCCGCTCGTAGAGCTCCCAACCAATGGCTACAGTCTGCATTTGTGACCCGATGAACAAAAGTACACGCCCAATCATAAATAGTCGATAATCTCGAAACCGTAAGGCGGCAAAAGGATCATGTTGTGCAGGCGTACTATTGGGTAAGTTTCTTTTCTGTTTGCTCAAGGTAAGTCACCTGTAGGTATGATAAAATTGATCTAATATGTATGCAAGAACACTTGCCCGAAAATTAATACCCACAATGATGGTTGCAAGGCTCGCACTACCAAATCAGTGGGATCATCCCCGCGTTTGAGCAGTTTCATCTTCGCAATCACAAGCTTTTTAGCGCCCACCTACTTAGGTTAATAAACTAACTTCCAACTCACCATACCTAAGATAGCGTAAATCACAATGCGGAGTGTATTTTGAGGTATCATTTGGCAAAGTTTTGCACCAATCATCACCCCGGGAACTGTACCAATCCAAATTGGGATTACTAAGCCCCAGTTCACTGTTCCTAATAATATATGTCCGATGGAGGTGAATAACAACAAAATTGCTGCTTGTGCTAAATCTGTACCTACTAATTTCTGCGACTCAAGCTGAAAAAAGGCAATCAGCACTATCGCAAACATTGAACCAGAAGAGACACTAGTTATCCCCACCATACAGCCTAAAAAGGCTCCCAAAGCTAGGGTTTGGATTCTACCTAAGTTAGTATTTAAGTCAAATTTGGGTGGTTCGGGTAATTCCAAATTAGGGAAAAATATCTTGAGAAGTAGTTGTGTCACCCCTAAACAGGTAACTAATAAAATCATCACGCCAATTAATCGGAGGAGAATATCATCTAGATTGAAATTTTCTGTATGTTTTAACAGGTATAAAATTCCTACTCCTGTTAGTGAACCGGGAACACTTCCCAAGGCTAGCCATGTGACAACTGGTACATCAATTGTTTGCTGTTCCCAATGTTTAAATCCGCCGATAACCTTCATTAAAGTTGCAGCTACTACATCAGAACTCACTGCAACAGCAGGCGGTACTTGAAATACAAAAATTAACATTGGTGTGATAAGAGAAGCTCCACCAACGCCTGTCAAACCAACAATAATACCGATGAAAAGGCTTAGTAATGGTAATAATAAAAAGTCCATATTACTCTTAATAAGATAGGATGTGGAATTACTGAATCTCTGACTGAAAATAAGCTTTTGCTTCTCTACTAAGTAAGTCCTTGTTACAGAACTTTAGGGTTTTATTCCCCATAAAAAAACCCCGGCTAACTACCGGGGAATAGTGCTGGAGTATCAAGAATATTGAAATGTATCAATATGAGAATCACTATGGTATAGACCGTTGAAGAGCCTAAACCCATCAATAGCTCTTTTTTGAGGTTGCGTTCTTTAGGTTGGCCTTGAACAACGTCTACAAGCCCTACTTGCATCAAAAGAATCCCTGCTATGTTAGAGAGCCAGTAGCCGAGGATTGAACAAGGTATCAGTAAATTTGGCGAGAACAAACTACAGAGATAACCAAACCCATAAGCTATTGGTAGATTGAAAAACAGGTCATTCCACCAAGACATGGGTGACAGCAAAAATCCAATTACCACAAAAAATCCGCCTCTGAGTCTTTTGAGCATGATTCCTATATTCCATCCCTCTGGAACTGTCTGTAGTGGGTGTTCAGTATAAAATTCCTCTTTTGAGTTATATTTACTGCTATTTGCATACGTGTTATCCATATTAATCTCCTGCAATACGATGAACTTATCGTAGTTTAATCCTAAAGATCCCCAAATGTCTATATGTTAATACACAATTCCGACAGATTTACTGTTATTTACGGTCGTAGATTGAGCAAAAGCCTGATAATGCAAGCTGAACTGGAGATAAATTCCTAGGTATTTTGGTTCCTATTTTGATTTTATCTGCTGGAAAAACTATGGTTTGTTGCTTCACAATAGATTAATCGTTATAGAAGCGAGACGCTGAGTAAAAATATTTTAGGATGAGGACGAGTTTAATTTACACCTGCATTAGATGGATGTTTTACCCAAAATGCCGCGCCAATTGATAATTTATAATTAGTCAGGTAGTTGAATTTAAACGACATCTAAAACAGGACTGCTTGGTCGTTGCGCTTGAGTCGAACCCTGGGAAATCGTCAATGTTGAATTATGCTGTGAGCGAATCAATTAGGGGGTATGACCCAGCATCGAAAAACAGCCATTTTCTAGTAATGAAATATCACCAATAGACTCAGGATTATAAACGCATATATTGATTCCATAATCAACTTTAACTGTGCCACGATTGTGCCAGTTTAAGATGCTTTGTCCTGGTGATAGTTTTCAACGAACTCTTGTACAATCCTTATTGGATAAGGCTTTGAGACGAAAAACTCACACTTTTAGCATGATTTGAGTTCATTGACACTGTTCTGTCATTCCACTAATTTTTAGTTTTTCGCATTACTTAAAGGCTCTAATCCCTCAAGGAATTAGGGAGTTTTCTAATTAGTAAAAACCATGTAATGTAGATTCAATCACTTGAATTTATCTATTTAAAAAAAAATAGTGTTTGCTCCGATTAAGCAAACAGGATACAGTGAAATTAAACCTTTGGGAGGAAGCGATCGTAAGTAAGTAAGTAAGTAAGTAAGTAAGTAAGTAAAAAAAGCAAATGAAAATCGAGCGTTAGAGCAGCAAACGCTCAAAAATGAAGGAAATGATGGCTATGACAAGTGAAGGAAAACTAAATGCTAGTATTCACGGCTTAAAAAGAGAGTGTCTTTCATATGGGGAAATTCTGGCTCAATCAGTCGCCGTAATTGCACCAACTACTACACCGGCTGCAAATTTAGGGTTGATATTTGCCTCTTCAGGAAATGGTACATGGTTAAGTTTCTTAATCGGTTTGATTGGACTGGTGTTTGTCAGTTTCAACATCAACCAATTCGCCAGTCGTACGGCTTCTCCGGGTTCGCTGTATACCTACATCGCCAAGGGTCTCGGTTCCACAGCAGGTGTGATATGTGGCTGGGGGTTGATATTGGCGTATTTGTTTACAGGGATGTCGGTCTTATGTGGGTTTGCTAACTTTGGTCAAACCTTGTTGAGTCATATTGGGATTCAAACCCATATTCTGACGCTGTTGGGGTTGGGAACTGCGATCGCCTGGTACGCTGCATATAAGGACATTCAGCTATCAGCAAAAGCCATGCTGTGGTTAGAGGGAATCTCTGTAGGATTGATTGCGATTTTAGGATTGATTGTTTGGATACACAATGGCTTTGCAATTGACATGTCCCAACTCACCCTAAAAGGTGCAACTCCTAGTGGTGTAGCAATGGGGATTGTCTTGGTGGTGTTTGGTTTTTCCGGCTTTGAAAGTGCAACTTCTTTAGGTGATGAAGCGCAAAAGCCCTTGAAAAACATTCCCAAAGCAGTGATTCAAAGCGCTCTACAAGCTGGTTTGTTCTTCATCCTCATGGCTTACATTGAAGTTCTGGGTTTCGGTAATAGTTCCGTTGACTTAGCGAAAACCGAAGAACCGCTATCATTTTTAGCAAATCAAGCAGGTGTAGGCTTTTTGGGAGAACTAATTGCTTTAGGCGCACTGCTATCATTCTTCGCCTGTATCCTCGCTTGTATCAATCCAGCGGCCAGAATCTTCTTTATGATGGCGCGTCACGGTTTAATTCACGCTTCACTGGGTAAAGCCCATGATGATAACCTGACACCCCATACAGCGATCGCTTTATCATCCTTAATTACATTTTTCATCCCAGCTTCCATGAACCTATTCGGACTCAAACCCTTTGAGAGCATGGGTTATCTGGGAACCATTTGTACCTATGGATTCTTGCTGGTGTACATTCTAGTTTGCCTCGCAGCGCCAGTATATCTATATAGGATAGGAAAGTTGCGATCGCTAGACATAGTATTCTCTGCCTTAGGCGTAGCTTTTATGATGATCCCCATAGTAGGGACCGTGGGGATTCCTGGTAGTAGCCTCTTCCCTGTACCAGAAGCACCTTACAACGCCTTTCCTTATCTATTCTTGCTCTACCTGAGTGCAGGTTATGGATGGTTCATCATCCAAAAGCAACGTTATCCAAAAATGGTCAAGAAAATGGAGCGCGCGATTGAAGCTATTCACGTCAGATTTAATGAAGTAGGGAGTAGGGACTAGGAACTGGGAGTTGGGAGTTATGAGTTGGGAGTTATGAGTGAGGAGTTAGGAGTTATGAGTGAGGAGTTAGGAGTTATGAGTGAGGAGTTAGGAGTGAGGAGTTGGGAGTTTCAAGGACAAATGACTTTTGACTTTTGACTTTTGACTTTTGACTTTTGACTTTTGACTTTTGACTTTTGACTTTTGACTTTTGACTTTTGACTTTTGACTTTTGACCAATGACAAATGACAAATGACAAATGACAATGAACATAATCACAGCAATAACCACAGCAATTACAGCCTTTACAGCTACCAACCTTGATGATTTGGTGATTTTGACACTTTTGTTCTCACAAATAAATGCAACTTTCCATCGTTGGCATATTGTTGTTGGTCAGTATATAGGCTTTGCGGCACTTGTGCTAGCTAGCATTCCCGGCTTTTTTGGGGGTTTAATTTTTCCACCACATTGGATTGGACTGCTGGGACTCATACCCATAGCTATCGGTTTGGGTCGTTGGCTGAATCAAGAAAGTGATTCATCAGAGGAAGTCAATCAAAATGCGAATCTATCCCCAACCTCTGGTCTAGCCAATTTTCTTTCTCCTCAAACTTATAGCGTCGCAGCAATTACCATCGCCAACGGGAGTGATAATATAGGTATCTATGTACCCTTGTTTGCCAGCAATAACTTAGGGGAACTGGTGGTGATGCTCAGTGTATTCTTTACCCTCGTTGGGGTTTGGTGCTATGCGAGTTACCAATTAACCCGCCAAAGTGCGATCGCTAATTTCTTGACTCGCTATGGTAATAGTCTGGTTCCCTTTGTTTTAGTGGGATTGGGTACGTTTATTATCTTGGACAGTCAAGCTATGACTCCCCTGGCTTTAATAGCGAGTTGTTTATGTTTGATGGGAATAGTCAAGAAATATAGACCCTCAAAAGAAGTGGAAAATAATTGAAATAGGCGATAGATGGCGTCATGGTTAAGCTTGTCGAAGTCATAATTGCAGCGATCGCATCCTTTGCAGCCACCAATCTAGATGACATTATCATCTTAATGATATTCTTCGCACAAGTAAATCCTCACTTTCGTCGCCGACACATCATTATTGGTCAATATCTAGGCTTTAGCGTCATTCTCATCGCTAGTCTACCGGGTTTCTTTGGTGGCTTAATCATACCAAAAGCTTGGATTGGGATACTCGGTTTAGTCCCCATCGCTATAGGTATCAACCGCCTAGTCAATCGTGACAGTAAAGAAAACGAAATTCAGACAGTATCTGATGAATTAAACTCAACAACAGGGAATACATCTATGGTGTCAATACTTGCTAGTGTTCTTTCTCCCCAAACTTATAAAGTTGCAGCCGTAACTCTTGCTAATGGAGGAGATAATATTGGGATTTATGTGCCACTATTCGCAAGTAGCAACCTAGTAAGTTTAGGAGTAATTCTCAGCGTTTTCTTGATATTGATTGGGGTTTGGTGCTACATCGCTTACCAATTAACTCTCCATCCCACAATTGCCCAAATTTTAACTCGCTACGGTCATGGGATTGTTCCTTTTGTATTAATTGGTTTAGGAATTTTCATTTTAATAGAAAGCGGTACTTATCGCCTAATCCCGCAGTTCCAATAAATCGCCGACTGTAGCTTTCCAGATATGTTGCTCATCCTCAATACCTTAAATACTTTGTGGAAGTAACATAAAAATTGAATAAACAATTCTCAAAATTCTCATTCTGACAAAGGAAAAAAATCATGAAAGTCTTCAAAATTGCTTTAGTAGTTCTAGCACTTTTGGTAAACTTCGTAATTGCTGAACCCTCATGGGCGGACAGACCAAAACTGACTTTAGCTCCTGAATATACCGAAATTACTCAAGCATACAATGACCTCTTGGAAGCAAAGAAAGCACCAGAAACATCAGGTTATACAGCAGAAGAAATTGAGCGGAAGTTGGGACAATTACAACTGCAAAAATATATCATAGAATCTGCTCGTACCTGGGCACAGTGTCGAAATGAAACTGGTAAAACACTGGCTGTTTACACCCATAAACCCAAAAAATCTGCTCCTTTCCAAGTCGGTAGCCTCTACTTTTTAGGAAATGGTGAAATTACAGAAAACGAATGGAATTGTGATGCTATTTATTTACCGACTGGTGCCAAAGTTGCTGGGTTAACCCCTGGTGACACCCAAGGACAAGAATTAACCGCATCCCTAGCAATCAAAATCGTCCCCGGAACTCAATTAGTAGCTACAACAAATCCCACAACTGGTGCAATTGAATTCAATGTACCCCCCGCTCAAATTATCAAAACAGGTGAAGGTAATTTGTTAATCCCTGATTACTCAATAGCGCAAATCGAAGCACAAGTTCCCAACGCCCCAATTGAAGATTAGGAAATAGAGAATAAGGAGAAAGATATATATTCTCCGATTTGAACCACATTCTTTGTAGGGGTTTAACAATGTGTAGGGGTTTAGCAATGCTAAACCCCTACAGTGTGGTCTATTTACCTGAAAATACCTGTAAGCTTTAAAATGGAAAATGCCGATTTAACGATTTAACTTTATTTGCAGCTAGGTAATTAACAATGGTTGAATCTGATTTTTTTAAATCTAATATTTGCAAACGTTTGGAGTCATTCCAGAGATTTTTTAAACAATTATTGATTACTCATTGGTACTCTCTAATTGTGTTGTTTATGGGAGTTTATATACCTTTACAAATATTTGAAATATTAGCAGTTAAAGTGTGGCAGAATAAAGGTAGTTTTACGTGGGATGTACCTGTATTGTTAGCAATTCACGAGACGGCACACCCGCCATTAGATATATTTGCATTAGCGCTGACTAAGCTGGGATCGGTTTATATTGCGTTGCCAATTTTTGGAGCGATCGCACTTATATTATTACTTACTAGACAGTGGCGAAATTTTGTCTATGTCATCACAGCCGGAGTGGGAAACGCTATCATCAACCTCACAGCAAAGGAATTAATCCATCGAATGCGTCCTCACCTGTGGGAGTCTAGCTATCATCATTATGGTTACGCATTTCCTAGCGGTCATGCTATGACTAGTATGACGCTGGTAGTAGTGTTAGTAATTTTAGCTCCCAAGACATCTTGGCGATCGCTAGTGATGATTCTTGGTGGCTTATTTGTCTTGGCTATTGCTTGGACACGGTTATACCTAGGAGTTCACTTTCCTAGTGACATCTTAGCCGGATGGATGCTTGCATTAGCTTGGGCGTTCGGGGTGAATTTGATTATCAGACCGCATTTGACTACAATAATTAATGAAACTTTATTGATTTCTGGAGAAGAAAATATTCTTTAAATATAGAAAATTTAAAATCAAAAATGGATATGCATTAATCACAGCAATTATGTCAAAAATGTAAAAAAATCACATTAGATTTCCAGAATACAAAAACTCTATCGTCTTTTTTATACACCTAAAAATATAGGAGAATGAAATTTGAATATTTGGGAATTTTCTTTATTAGTCTGGATTGGTTCATTTACCGCTGGCTTAGTTGGCGCACTAACTGGGTTAGGTGGTGGTGTCGTAATTGTTCCCTTATTAACTTCAGTATTTGGTGTTGATATCCGCTATGCTGTCGGTGCATCATTAGTATCTGTAATTGCTACTTCCTCTGGTGCTGCGTCTAGTTATATTAAGAAAGGCTATACCAATTTACGATTGGGAATGTTTTTAGAAGTAGCCACAACAATCGGCGCAATTTTTGGGGCGTTGATTTCCACTGTGATTTCTGTAAAACATTTGACTATTGTCTTGGCGCTCGTTCTACTTTATTCAGCCTATCTTTCACAACAACCCAGAACTGAACATGAACAAAGCGAGTCAACAGATCCAATAGCAAACTATCTCAAACTTAATAACAATTACCCAACCCCTGAGGGAATCATCTCTTATCAAGTTCAAGCTGTACCGGCTGGATTTACCATTATGTTAATCGCTGGCGTGCTTTCTGGATTACTGGGTATTGGATCGGGAGCTTTTAAAGTATTAGCAATGGATCAAGCCATGCGTCTACCATTTAAAGTTTCCACAACCACCAGTAATTTCATGATTGGTGTCACAGCAGCAGCATCAGCAGGAGTTTATCTAGCAAGAGGTTATATAGACCCAGGATTGGCAATGCCTGTAATGTTAGGGGTATTACCTGGTGCTTTTTTAGGTGCTAAAATTCTGGTAGAAACTCAAACCCAGATATTGAGAATCATCTTTAGTCTGGTATTGGGAACAATGGCTTTAAAGATGGTCTACAATAATCTCATGGGGGGGGTATAAAATGTATAAATTGAATTTTGGTTCGCGGTTGGGTTCTTCAGGACAGCCAGAAAGTAAAGTAGTTGCAATACCCTTTCAACAGCAACATCCAGATTCGGAGATTACAGCACTAGACAAACAAGACTCTACAAAAATAGCAGATACAAAACAGCTAGAAAATTGGCTCAGTAACCTACTAAAATATGGGGTTATTATTGCTAGCACTGTAGTCTTATGTGGAGGAATATTGTACTTGTATAGCCACGGTTTTGAACCTGCTCAATATCAGTTTTTTCAAGGAGAACCATCTGAGTTTAGTTCCCCATCTGGAGTGATCACAGCAATTTTATCAGGTAGTAGTCGCGGTATTATCCAATTTGGTCTATTGCTATTAATTTCTACTCCTATTATTCGCGTGTTAATTTCTCTATTAGCTTTCTTGCTACAGCGAGACTTCACTTACGTGATTGTCACTTTGTTAGTATTAGCTGCTATAACGTACAGCTTTGTAGGCGCTTATTATTAAAATAATGGCTTTGCTTAATTAATTGCGGTATAAATCCAGATATTGTCGGGTGCATCAGTGCTAATAAGCTGTTACGCTTTTACAGCCATTTTCAGGTAAATAGACCACGCTTTTGGGGCGCAAGGCCTTGCGCCCCTACGAAGATCTGTGGTTCAAATGAATGAAAACTGCTGTAAGTTGCATATAGGGCAATACAGTTCAGTTAAGGAAAATTGTCGTAGGGGCACGGCACGAATAAAATTGTCGTTAGAAGAAAAAATTGTGGATGCCGTGCCCCTACAGTGTATATCATTCGAGCCTAACTGAACTGTATTGGCATATAGCGTAGTTTTGGTAAGCATAAGGTAAGCAAGCTACCTTCTTCAACTCAACCTACGATTCTAGGACTTACGCCAGAAAATCCCAAATATGTGTGATGGAAAAAGCCGGATCTGTCGTAGGGGTTTAGCATTGCTAAACCCCGAAAGTGCGGATATATAAGAAATAACGACTACTTAAATAAGTTGTCTACATCAAATTTAAGTCCACCTTCAGTCACAATTTTTGGTAAATTTCCATTCCACTTTTCTATCGCTTGTT
The Gloeotrichia echinulata CP02 DNA segment above includes these coding regions:
- a CDS encoding sulfite exporter TauE/SafE family protein, encoding MNIWEFSLLVWIGSFTAGLVGALTGLGGGVVIVPLLTSVFGVDIRYAVGASLVSVIATSSGAASSYIKKGYTNLRLGMFLEVATTIGAIFGALISTVISVKHLTIVLALVLLYSAYLSQQPRTEHEQSESTDPIANYLKLNNNYPTPEGIISYQVQAVPAGFTIMLIAGVLSGLLGIGSGAFKVLAMDQAMRLPFKVSTTTSNFMIGVTAAASAGVYLARGYIDPGLAMPVMLGVLPGAFLGAKILVETQTQILRIIFSLVLGTMALKMVYNNLMGGV
- a CDS encoding MFS transporter, with amino-acid sequence MIGRVLLFIGSQMQTVAIGWELYERTNSALALGGVGLAQVLPMIALTLIAGDVADRRDRKLIVLLSVFLLVLCSLTLGLLSWTKGAVILFYVCLVFTGIAKAFLKPASDALMWQFIPVSAFTNAATWNSSSFQLASVIGPALGGFGIALLGGATGVYVLAAIASLMCFILTAALSKQETIQAKEPISLKALSAGAKFVWENQLILAAITLDMFAVLLGGAIALLPIFARDILRVGPLELGYLQAAPSIGALFMAVLLAYLPPLRKAGPALLWSVVGFGVVTIIFGLSRWFWLSLLMLVLSGALDTISVVIRHTLVQIRTPDHLRGRVAAINSVFISASNELGGFESGLTAALFGPVISVVGGGIGTIFVVIAVAVIWPGIAKLGALQEY
- a CDS encoding sulfite exporter TauE/SafE family protein, which codes for MDFLLLPLLSLFIGIIVGLTGVGGASLITPMLIFVFQVPPAVAVSSDVVAATLMKVIGGFKHWEQQTIDVPVVTWLALGSVPGSLTGVGILYLLKHTENFNLDDILLRLIGVMILLVTCLGVTQLLLKIFFPNLELPEPPKFDLNTNLGRIQTLALGAFLGCMVGITSVSSGSMFAIVLIAFFQLESQKLVGTDLAQAAILLLFTSIGHILLGTVNWGLVIPIWIGTVPGVMIGAKLCQMIPQNTLRIVIYAILGMVSWKLVY
- a CDS encoding APC family permease, with translation MTSEGKLNASIHGLKRECLSYGEILAQSVAVIAPTTTPAANLGLIFASSGNGTWLSFLIGLIGLVFVSFNINQFASRTASPGSLYTYIAKGLGSTAGVICGWGLILAYLFTGMSVLCGFANFGQTLLSHIGIQTHILTLLGLGTAIAWYAAYKDIQLSAKAMLWLEGISVGLIAILGLIVWIHNGFAIDMSQLTLKGATPSGVAMGIVLVVFGFSGFESATSLGDEAQKPLKNIPKAVIQSALQAGLFFILMAYIEVLGFGNSSVDLAKTEEPLSFLANQAGVGFLGELIALGALLSFFACILACINPAARIFFMMARHGLIHASLGKAHDDNLTPHTAIALSSLITFFIPASMNLFGLKPFESMGYLGTICTYGFLLVYILVCLAAPVYLYRIGKLRSLDIVFSALGVAFMMIPIVGTVGIPGSSLFPVPEAPYNAFPYLFLLYLSAGYGWFIIQKQRYPKMVKKMERAIEAIHVRFNEVGSRD
- a CDS encoding cadmium resistance transporter encodes the protein MNIITAITTAITAFTATNLDDLVILTLLFSQINATFHRWHIVVGQYIGFAALVLASIPGFFGGLIFPPHWIGLLGLIPIAIGLGRWLNQESDSSEEVNQNANLSPTSGLANFLSPQTYSVAAITIANGSDNIGIYVPLFASNNLGELVVMLSVFFTLVGVWCYASYQLTRQSAIANFLTRYGNSLVPFVLVGLGTFIILDSQAMTPLALIASCLCLMGIVKKYRPSKEVENN
- a CDS encoding phosphatase PAP2 family protein, whose amino-acid sequence is MVESDFFKSNICKRLESFQRFFKQLLITHWYSLIVLFMGVYIPLQIFEILAVKVWQNKGSFTWDVPVLLAIHETAHPPLDIFALALTKLGSVYIALPIFGAIALILLLTRQWRNFVYVITAGVGNAIINLTAKELIHRMRPHLWESSYHHYGYAFPSGHAMTSMTLVVVLVILAPKTSWRSLVMILGGLFVLAIAWTRLYLGVHFPSDILAGWMLALAWAFGVNLIIRPHLTTIINETLLISGEENIL
- a CDS encoding DUF1634 domain-containing protein, which gives rise to MYKLNFGSRLGSSGQPESKVVAIPFQQQHPDSEITALDKQDSTKIADTKQLENWLSNLLKYGVIIASTVVLCGGILYLYSHGFEPAQYQFFQGEPSEFSSPSGVITAILSGSSRGIIQFGLLLLISTPIIRVLISLLAFLLQRDFTYVIVTLLVLAAITYSFVGAYY
- a CDS encoding cadmium resistance transporter, producing the protein MVKLVEVIIAAIASFAATNLDDIIILMIFFAQVNPHFRRRHIIIGQYLGFSVILIASLPGFFGGLIIPKAWIGILGLVPIAIGINRLVNRDSKENEIQTVSDELNSTTGNTSMVSILASVLSPQTYKVAAVTLANGGDNIGIYVPLFASSNLVSLGVILSVFLILIGVWCYIAYQLTLHPTIAQILTRYGHGIVPFVLIGLGIFILIESGTYRLIPQFQ